In Streptomyces sp. 840.1, one DNA window encodes the following:
- a CDS encoding YbaB/EbfC family nucleoid-associated protein, whose product MEAKLAQAMAELTAVQEAVVRAEGELGQASATTRSRDRAVEVTVGPQGELTALKFPDNKYLNMTGPQLAASVMEAVQEGRSRMARRVIEVFEPLTRSGGGATGLRGVDIDWDRAFGSALDDPADGRRRSSARLHDEIHEDTD is encoded by the coding sequence ATGGAAGCGAAGCTGGCCCAGGCCATGGCCGAACTGACGGCGGTGCAGGAGGCCGTCGTGCGGGCCGAGGGAGAACTCGGCCAGGCCTCGGCCACCACTCGTTCACGGGACCGCGCGGTCGAGGTCACCGTGGGCCCGCAGGGTGAGCTGACGGCGCTGAAGTTCCCGGACAACAAGTACCTGAACATGACGGGACCTCAACTGGCCGCCTCCGTGATGGAGGCGGTCCAGGAGGGGCGTTCCCGGATGGCCCGTAGAGTGATCGAGGTCTTCGAGCCGCTGACGCGGTCGGGCGGTGGCGCGACCGGCCTCAGGGGCGTTGACATCGACTGGGACCGGGCCTTCGGCTCGGCACTGGACGATCCGGCCGACGGGCGGAGGCGCTCCTCGGCCCGGCTGCACGACGAGATCCACGAAGACACCGACTGA
- a CDS encoding AAWKG family protein (Members of this family are unrelated to eukaryotic Tcp10, although some members contain a repetitive region similar to a C-terminal repeat region of Tcp10.), translated as MALDSSKITNKLTSANDKWAEAAHFFTGYKAPARSDLFDTLVGNEGIPLMKVEISDVGYVDYVDTEDMNWLTENAGYKIESTDFVIPFYHSSGGEGSDVTMHKARITMLGNSGGGKSPSQGYFEGGQFSSHIDGHLGMDGKPTWDTTPVTQYAFGTGLALEELRNNEQYGTYGFSWGGKSVDDPDSVTLGNFDVVAGSFDRVAQFFASQHKLVEEWQSRVGKEKNDAWRGKAAGVFWDLVHKVNKQYSDYAEDMTSGTGYSKQGNEIRAAKKDFSDAVVDLHNAWMKWEWRYGNPLILLNQLLTAVMNHVWDNNITKITYEIEPAGESYYTNYIAEAGFDNKAAIEKISSYDGELVVPAAEFGELKELGTWLNIGNKAVEMWQQTVIDQLDKAAIAAMEKVRNSWSNSSFDLGEVKSRGTSGTLESDYKDDKADVAEEKAAKDDADAKAAAADAAAKQAAFIQWQKDQAAKAEAQRLKDKAEQEAKEAKAKAEQEAKEKAAKEEQERKEKEAEEKEAKAKAEQEAKEKAAKAEQDAKEKAAEQKQAEQEAKQEEKEKEQEAKQEAKEQEAEAKQEAKEKEQEAKQAEQEKKQEEIRKEQEAKQAAAQARSENMQILQMNQAKAEQEKAKKEQDAKEAQAKAEQEAKEKEAEQKQAEQEAKQEAKEKEQEAKQEAKEKEAEAKQAEQEKKQDRIRTEQEERQEQQQEEQEKKQAEQEAKQEAKEKEAEQKQAEAQAKQEAKQGEQEAKQDQIRKEQEAKEDQYRSEQEQRQKEAETKQDQVRQEQEKKQAEAEAKYDNTRRETLNGGDLPDLSSTHISGPVNDGALDIPGGGESHIDSSGRVITEFPDGSTTTIDPVTHSSTVTSPDGSTTSGPLNTGDLLTNPGGSTTHLDPGGNVVTDYPDGSTQTVNPDTGTTTVTHPDGSTTSGYLDDSGSSFGSGHLNNGSLDFTAPSYDSPSYEEELFDENPYESPLGGSGGADAAAAPSHNRPFLNSGPFPGPTADGMGGSGAAAGGGTGAAGSPTGGGGGMGGGMGGGMGGGMGGKGGGQSDSGERVRNVIDGEVVNNRRPRPGAGAPRGGRYADDEVRVAAGGPTAGRTPFLAPMGGGAGAGGDSGRTQTESGERARDSWVPEDEDVWGTDEGGAPAVIGR; from the coding sequence ATGGCGCTCGACTCCAGCAAGATCACCAACAAACTCACCAGTGCCAACGACAAGTGGGCCGAGGCGGCCCACTTCTTCACGGGATACAAGGCGCCGGCCAGGAGCGACCTCTTCGACACCCTGGTCGGCAACGAGGGCATTCCGCTGATGAAGGTGGAGATCTCCGACGTCGGCTATGTCGACTACGTCGACACCGAGGACATGAACTGGCTGACGGAAAACGCCGGTTACAAGATCGAGAGCACCGACTTCGTCATCCCCTTCTACCACTCCTCCGGTGGTGAGGGATCCGACGTGACGATGCACAAGGCGCGGATCACGATGCTCGGCAACTCGGGCGGCGGAAAGAGCCCGAGCCAGGGGTACTTCGAGGGCGGGCAGTTCTCCAGCCACATCGACGGCCACCTGGGAATGGACGGCAAGCCCACCTGGGACACCACGCCGGTCACCCAGTACGCCTTCGGCACTGGACTGGCGCTGGAGGAGCTGCGCAACAACGAGCAGTACGGCACCTACGGCTTCAGCTGGGGCGGCAAGTCGGTGGACGACCCCGACTCCGTCACCCTCGGCAACTTCGACGTGGTGGCCGGCTCCTTCGACCGGGTCGCCCAGTTCTTCGCCAGTCAGCACAAGCTGGTCGAGGAGTGGCAGAGCAGGGTCGGCAAGGAGAAGAACGACGCCTGGCGCGGCAAGGCCGCAGGTGTCTTCTGGGACCTGGTCCACAAGGTGAACAAGCAGTACTCGGACTATGCCGAGGACATGACCTCGGGTACCGGCTATTCGAAGCAGGGCAACGAGATCAGGGCGGCCAAGAAGGACTTCAGCGATGCCGTCGTAGATCTGCACAACGCGTGGATGAAGTGGGAATGGAGGTACGGGAACCCGCTGATCCTGCTGAACCAGCTGCTCACCGCGGTGATGAACCATGTGTGGGACAACAACATAACGAAGATCACTTATGAGATCGAGCCTGCCGGGGAGTCCTACTACACGAACTACATCGCCGAGGCGGGCTTCGACAACAAGGCCGCCATCGAGAAGATCTCGTCCTATGACGGGGAACTGGTCGTCCCGGCGGCTGAGTTCGGTGAGCTCAAGGAGCTCGGGACCTGGCTGAACATTGGGAACAAGGCTGTCGAGATGTGGCAGCAGACGGTCATCGACCAGCTCGACAAGGCCGCGATCGCCGCCATGGAGAAGGTGCGCAACAGCTGGAGCAACAGCAGCTTCGACCTGGGGGAAGTGAAGTCCCGGGGCACCAGCGGCACGCTTGAGTCGGACTACAAGGACGACAAGGCCGACGTCGCGGAGGAGAAGGCGGCGAAGGACGATGCCGACGCCAAGGCCGCCGCCGCTGACGCCGCGGCCAAGCAGGCGGCGTTCATCCAGTGGCAGAAGGACCAGGCCGCCAAGGCGGAGGCGCAGCGGCTGAAGGACAAGGCCGAGCAGGAGGCCAAGGAAGCCAAGGCCAAGGCCGAGCAGGAGGCCAAGGAGAAGGCGGCCAAGGAGGAGCAGGAGCGCAAGGAGAAGGAGGCCGAGGAGAAGGAGGCGAAGGCCAAGGCCGAGCAGGAGGCGAAGGAGAAGGCGGCCAAGGCCGAGCAGGACGCCAAGGAGAAGGCCGCCGAGCAGAAGCAGGCCGAGCAGGAGGCCAAGCAGGAGGAGAAGGAGAAGGAGCAGGAGGCCAAGCAGGAGGCCAAGGAGCAGGAGGCCGAGGCCAAGCAGGAGGCCAAGGAGAAGGAGCAGGAGGCCAAGCAGGCCGAGCAGGAGAAGAAGCAGGAGGAGATCCGCAAGGAGCAGGAGGCCAAGCAGGCTGCGGCACAGGCTCGTTCGGAGAACATGCAGATCCTCCAGATGAACCAGGCCAAGGCCGAACAGGAGAAGGCGAAGAAGGAGCAGGACGCCAAGGAGGCCCAGGCCAAGGCGGAGCAGGAGGCCAAGGAGAAGGAGGCGGAGCAGAAGCAGGCCGAGCAGGAGGCCAAGCAGGAGGCGAAGGAGAAGGAGCAGGAGGCCAAGCAGGAGGCCAAGGAGAAGGAGGCCGAGGCCAAGCAGGCCGAACAGGAGAAGAAGCAGGACCGCATCCGCACCGAGCAGGAGGAGCGCCAGGAGCAGCAGCAGGAGGAGCAGGAGAAGAAGCAGGCGGAGCAGGAGGCCAAGCAGGAGGCGAAGGAGAAGGAGGCCGAGCAGAAGCAGGCCGAGGCCCAGGCCAAGCAGGAGGCCAAGCAGGGGGAGCAGGAAGCCAAGCAGGACCAGATCCGCAAGGAGCAGGAGGCCAAGGAGGACCAGTACCGGTCCGAGCAGGAGCAGCGGCAGAAGGAGGCCGAGACCAAGCAGGACCAGGTCCGGCAGGAGCAGGAGAAGAAGCAGGCCGAGGCGGAGGCCAAGTACGACAACACCCGCCGGGAAACCCTCAACGGCGGCGATCTGCCCGATCTGTCGTCCACCCACATCTCCGGTCCCGTCAACGACGGCGCGCTGGACATCCCCGGCGGCGGCGAGTCGCACATCGACTCCAGCGGCCGGGTGATCACCGAGTTCCCGGACGGCTCCACCACCACGATCGACCCGGTCACGCACTCCTCGACCGTGACGAGCCCCGACGGTTCGACCACCTCGGGCCCGCTCAACACCGGCGACCTGCTGACCAACCCAGGCGGCAGCACCACCCACCTGGACCCCGGCGGCAACGTGGTCACGGACTACCCGGACGGCTCCACCCAGACGGTCAACCCGGACACCGGCACCACCACGGTCACCCACCCGGACGGCTCGACGACCTCCGGATACCTCGACGACTCCGGCTCGTCCTTCGGCTCCGGCCACCTCAACAACGGCTCGCTCGACTTCACGGCCCCCTCGTACGACTCCCCCTCCTACGAGGAGGAGCTGTTCGACGAGAACCCCTACGAATCGCCCCTGGGCGGCAGCGGGGGCGCGGACGCGGCGGCCGCGCCGAGCCACAACCGCCCGTTCCTGAACAGCGGCCCGTTCCCCGGCCCCACCGCCGACGGCATGGGCGGCTCGGGCGCGGCGGCCGGTGGCGGCACGGGCGCGGCCGGCTCGCCGACGGGCGGCGGTGGCGGCATGGGCGGCGGTATGGGCGGCGGTATGGGAGGTGGCATGGGCGGCAAGGGCGGCGGCCAGTCCGACTCCGGCGAGCGCGTCCGTAACGTGATCGACGGCGAAGTGGTCAACAACCGCCGCCCCCGTCCCGGCGCGGGCGCTCCCCGCGGCGGCCGGTACGCGGACGACGAGGTGCGCGTGGCGGCCGGCGGCCCCACCGCGGGCCGCACCCCCTTCCTCGCGCCGATGGGCGGTGGCGCCGGGGCGGGCGGCGACTCCGGCCGGACCCAGACCGAGAGCGGTGAGCGTGCCCGTGACTCGTGGGTCCCGGAGGACGAGGACGTATGGGGCACGGACGAGGGCGGCGCCCCCGCGGTGATCGGACGATGA
- a CDS encoding type VII secretion system-associated protein: MADKPAVNLNKAWLQSFLDKDVVPFLASIKKVREDGNAPDGVLVPGIPNLQGGDDGSKKAHGFYDGQKVPLAIGVMAGDKDGRTNGGYLIKSLNAMVDQIDEILKFQIELFEEIEDNLQDTIDEMFKTQDDNMEKIEGKKFVNFFEGVDDILSEGTGDSKGGGDDDDDD; encoded by the coding sequence ATGGCCGACAAACCCGCAGTCAATCTCAACAAGGCCTGGCTGCAGAGCTTTCTCGACAAGGACGTCGTTCCGTTCCTCGCCTCGATCAAGAAGGTGAGGGAGGACGGGAACGCCCCGGACGGGGTGCTGGTGCCGGGTATCCCCAACCTCCAGGGCGGGGACGACGGCTCGAAGAAGGCGCACGGCTTCTACGACGGGCAGAAGGTGCCGCTGGCCATCGGCGTGATGGCAGGTGACAAGGACGGCCGGACCAACGGCGGCTACCTGATCAAGTCCCTGAACGCGATGGTCGATCAGATCGACGAGATCCTCAAGTTCCAGATCGAGCTCTTCGAGGAGATCGAGGACAACCTCCAGGACACCATCGACGAGATGTTCAAGACCCAGGACGACAACATGGAGAAGATCGAGGGGAAGAAGTTCGTCAACTTCTTCGAGGGCGTGGACGACATTCTCTCCGAAGGCACCGGTGACTCGAAGGGCGGCGGGGACGACGATGACGACGACTGA
- a CDS encoding WXG100 family type VII secretion target has product MTPPLDFTDGQIYVDYSHMQNAADDMVHQTKAIDSILTNLEAELQELQRTWEGDDKAVYGEKQAAWDHAVQEMKRILAENSALLNDVSDTYQYSEKSLTSLWESVRIGS; this is encoded by the coding sequence ATGACCCCCCCGCTTGACTTCACCGACGGCCAGATCTACGTCGACTACTCCCACATGCAGAACGCCGCCGACGACATGGTCCACCAGACCAAGGCGATCGACAGCATCCTCACCAACCTGGAGGCGGAGCTCCAGGAGCTCCAGCGCACCTGGGAAGGTGACGACAAGGCGGTGTACGGCGAGAAGCAGGCGGCCTGGGACCACGCGGTCCAGGAGATGAAGCGCATCCTCGCCGAGAACTCGGCCCTGCTGAACGACGTCTCCGACACCTACCAGTACAGCGAGAAGTCCCTGACCTCGCTGTGGGAGAGCGTGCGCATCGGCAGCTGA
- the eccB gene encoding type VII secretion protein EccB has protein sequence MQSKRDQVQAHMFVMGRLTSGMLRADPDAPESPQGRTNRGVVIGIVIAVLLTAGSFVLGLLKPGSTDSWRTAGTLVVNKDTGSRYLYLDGRLRPVRNYASARLLGGADMKATSVGSGSLSGTPHGAPIGISGAPDALPASTDLDTGPWQVCSGGATASTATTVAVGVEADAAGLPTDQAMLVTGPDKAGYLVWRGSKLRLDADGRAREALGYGTTPRIPVSAPFLNALPSGPDLSAPDVPGKGQDGPSLGGRKTRVGEVFRVTVPGSADRYYLLRKEGLSPLTATGAALVLGDPETRQKVYGGGAAKVTALGADVLSGRLAPGAGESAQDPDLPAAPPEAVALGEDRTVCVRVEPGERGPRISVAMTAPGALGPASQAPPEGLTPACMPVGTVAVQPGAGSLVRALGAGGSPLGTTVYLVTDTGMKYRVGTVDALTALGYSQAQARGLPAPLLAMLPTGPDLTKEAAAMGRSANTTPRCERK, from the coding sequence ATGCAGTCCAAACGCGACCAGGTCCAGGCGCACATGTTCGTCATGGGCCGGCTCACCTCCGGCATGCTGCGCGCGGATCCGGACGCCCCCGAGAGCCCGCAGGGCCGGACCAACCGGGGCGTGGTGATCGGTATCGTCATCGCCGTCCTGCTGACGGCGGGGTCGTTCGTCCTCGGTCTGCTCAAGCCCGGCAGCACGGACTCCTGGCGCACGGCCGGGACCCTCGTCGTGAACAAGGACACCGGCTCCCGCTACCTCTACCTGGACGGCCGGCTGCGCCCGGTGCGCAACTACGCCTCCGCGCGGCTGCTCGGGGGCGCCGACATGAAGGCGACGTCCGTCGGCAGCGGCTCCCTGAGCGGTACGCCGCACGGGGCGCCGATCGGGATCAGCGGTGCGCCGGACGCGCTGCCCGCGAGCACGGACCTGGACACCGGACCGTGGCAGGTCTGCTCGGGCGGTGCGACCGCGTCGACGGCCACCACCGTCGCGGTGGGCGTGGAGGCCGACGCGGCGGGGCTGCCCACCGACCAGGCGATGCTGGTGACGGGCCCGGACAAGGCCGGCTATCTGGTGTGGCGGGGCAGCAAGCTCCGGCTCGACGCGGACGGCCGCGCCCGCGAGGCCCTCGGCTACGGAACCACCCCGAGGATCCCCGTCTCGGCGCCCTTCCTGAACGCCCTGCCCTCGGGGCCCGACCTCAGCGCGCCCGACGTGCCCGGCAAGGGGCAGGATGGGCCCTCGCTGGGCGGCCGGAAGACCCGCGTCGGCGAGGTGTTCCGGGTCACCGTGCCCGGCTCCGCCGACCGCTACTACCTGCTCCGCAAGGAGGGCCTGAGCCCCCTCACCGCGACCGGCGCCGCGCTCGTGCTCGGCGACCCGGAGACCCGCCAGAAGGTGTACGGGGGCGGCGCGGCCAAGGTGACCGCGCTGGGCGCGGACGTGCTGAGCGGCCGGCTGGCCCCGGGCGCGGGCGAGAGCGCACAGGACCCGGACCTGCCCGCGGCGCCGCCGGAAGCGGTGGCCCTCGGCGAGGACCGCACCGTCTGCGTACGGGTCGAGCCCGGCGAGCGCGGCCCCCGGATCAGCGTGGCCATGACCGCGCCGGGCGCCCTGGGCCCGGCCTCGCAGGCGCCGCCCGAGGGGCTCACCCCGGCGTGCATGCCGGTCGGCACGGTCGCCGTGCAGCCGGGCGCCGGATCCCTGGTGCGCGCGCTCGGGGCGGGCGGGAGCCCGCTCGGCACCACGGTCTACCTGGTGACGGACACCGGGATGAAGTACCGGGTGGGGACGGTGGACGCGCTCACGGCGCTCGGCTACTCGCAGGCCCAGGCGCGCGGACTGCCCGCGCCGCTGCTCGCGATGCTGCCGACGGGCCCGGACCTGACGAAGGAGGCCGCCGCGATGGGCCGGAGCGCGAACACGACGCCGCGCTGCGAGCGCAAGTGA
- the eccD gene encoding type VII secretion integral membrane protein EccD: protein MTDTQVAELCRLTVRAPARSIDLAVPADVPVSDLLPAVLGYAGDNLEEAGIDHGGWVLQRLGGEPLDEERTLDSYGLRDGDTLYLRPRTDALPEVHLDDLVDGISTTMRDHPYGWTPKVSRWVLLGIAVAVLVGGMVVIAWPGGSALTRAVFATAAGLLLLAGAGAASRAVGDAGAGAALGFMVAPYLALAGWLLPGGELSGPHAYETLGARLLAAGAAAAGGAVLALAVVAAFAALFLGVAVVSAFAALVAVLLIVTDLAPVHAAGIVAVLAVILGAFVPSLAFRMSGMRMPPLPTNAQQLQEGIEPHATSVVSARAVLADGWMTALYGAVGVVGLGCVVVLGREDELAEIIMTVALSLLLILHARGLGNIWQRMSLVVPGVSGLILLVLVAAPAASPANRLVTAAGLLAVTAAVAIAAWTVPGRRLVPYWGRAGELLHSALAISMLPLALWVLGVYSALRSING, encoded by the coding sequence ATGACTGACACTCAGGTGGCCGAGCTGTGCCGTCTGACGGTACGAGCCCCGGCCAGGAGCATCGATCTCGCCGTCCCCGCCGACGTCCCCGTGTCGGACCTGCTGCCGGCGGTGCTCGGATACGCCGGCGACAACCTCGAAGAGGCCGGCATCGACCACGGCGGCTGGGTACTCCAGCGGCTCGGCGGCGAACCCCTGGACGAGGAACGCACCCTCGACTCCTACGGCCTGCGCGACGGCGACACCCTCTACCTCAGACCGCGCACCGACGCCCTGCCCGAGGTGCACCTGGACGACCTGGTCGACGGCATCTCCACCACGATGCGGGACCACCCCTACGGCTGGACCCCCAAGGTCAGCCGCTGGGTCCTGCTCGGCATCGCGGTCGCGGTGCTCGTCGGCGGCATGGTGGTGATCGCGTGGCCCGGCGGCTCCGCGCTGACCCGGGCCGTGTTCGCCACCGCGGCGGGCCTGCTGCTGCTCGCGGGCGCCGGCGCGGCGAGCCGGGCGGTCGGGGACGCCGGCGCCGGGGCCGCACTCGGCTTCATGGTGGCGCCCTACCTGGCGCTGGCCGGCTGGCTGCTGCCGGGCGGTGAACTCAGCGGGCCGCACGCGTACGAGACGCTGGGCGCGCGGCTGCTCGCCGCGGGCGCCGCAGCGGCGGGCGGGGCGGTCCTCGCCCTCGCCGTCGTGGCCGCGTTCGCCGCGCTGTTCCTGGGCGTCGCCGTCGTCTCGGCGTTCGCGGCCCTGGTCGCCGTGCTGCTCATCGTGACGGACCTGGCACCCGTGCACGCCGCCGGGATCGTCGCCGTCCTGGCGGTGATCCTCGGCGCGTTCGTGCCCTCACTGGCCTTCCGGATGTCCGGGATGCGGATGCCACCGCTGCCGACCAACGCCCAGCAGCTCCAGGAGGGCATCGAGCCGCACGCCACCTCGGTGGTCTCGGCCCGCGCCGTGCTCGCCGACGGCTGGATGACCGCGCTGTACGGGGCGGTGGGTGTCGTCGGCCTCGGCTGCGTCGTCGTACTGGGCCGGGAGGACGAACTCGCCGAGATCATCATGACGGTGGCCCTGTCCCTGCTGCTCATCCTGCACGCACGGGGACTGGGCAACATCTGGCAGCGCATGTCGCTGGTGGTCCCGGGCGTGAGCGGACTGATCCTGCTGGTGCTGGTCGCCGCCCCGGCCGCCTCGCCCGCCAACCGGCTGGTGACGGCCGCGGGGCTGCTCGCCGTGACGGCGGCGGTCGCGATCGCCGCCTGGACCGTCCCCGGGCGCCGGCTCGTGCCGTACTGGGGCCGTGCCGGGGAACTGCTGCACTCGGCGCTCGCGATCAGCATGCTGCCGCTCGCGCTCTGGGTGCTCGGCGTGTACAGCGCCCTGCGGTCCATCAACGGCTGA